The following is a genomic window from Thioclava electrotropha.
CCGCAGCTTTCGCGTTGCGCGCTGCGTTGCGGTAATCCTCGACCGTGGCGGCGATCTCTTCGACCGTCAGCGCATGGGGCGTGGTGGTCGCGACGAAGCCCTCACCGTCGAAGGTTTTCGCCTCGGCCGAGATCGCCGACGGACCGACCGGATCGCGCCCATCCAGAAGCTGCGGCACCGAAATCCGGCCGACATGCCAGATCTGCGCGACAATGTTGCCGCCCGCGCCGTGCACGGCCTCGGTGACCTTCTTCCAGCCCGCGACCTGCGCGTCGTTATAGATGCCCGGCGTCCAGGCGTAGCCCTGACCCATCGGCGAGATCTGCGTGCCTTCGGTGATAATCAGGCCTGCGCCCGCGCGCTGGCGGTAATATTCCACCGTCATGTCGGTCGGATGCAGGTCGGGCGCGCGGTTGCGGGTCAGCGGTGCCATCACGAAACGGTTGGCGATCTCGATCGCGCCGAGCTTCGTGGGGGAGAATAGCGTATCAGCCATGTCGGTCATCTAGTCGGGCCTCTCATCGGGTTTGACATTCGGCAGCATGAGATGGGTCTTGCAGCGCGATGGGCAAGGTGAGCTACGCGCAACGCCCCTGTGCGCAAATGCGAGGAAACAAAAAGGGAGCCGCGTGGCTCCCTTCCTCTTGGTCGAAATATCCCGGGGGGCACCCGCAGGGTGCGGGGGCAGAGCCCCCTCCGGACCTCACATGAAGCCCAGTTCGAGCCGCGCCTCGTCGGACATCATGTCCATGCCCCATTGCGGATCGAAGGTCATCTCGACATCGACATCGCGCAGACCGCCGACGCAGGCCACGGCATCGTGAACCCAGCCCGGCATCTCGCCCGCGACGGGGCAGCCCGGCGCGGTGAGCGTCATGATCACCTTCGCGTCATTCTCGGGGCTGATCTCGATCGTGTAGACGAGGCCGAGATCGTAGATGTTCACCGGGATTTCCGGGTCATAGACAGTGCGGCACGCTTCCACGACATTTTCGTAGAGCGGGTGATCGGTCGTCGAGGGCTTGATCAGCGGCGTGCCTTCAAGCGGCTCTTCGGGCGTGGCGGTCATGGAAGCCTCTTTCATCGGCGGGGCGCGCGCGGGCGCCTATCGAATTACTCGACTGTTTATCTAGGTGATAGGACCCGAGCCGTAAAGGGAGGCGTGGTCTGTCTGCTGATATGTGATGACCTGGCGTCTATGACGACACGTTGGTTGAGAAGGGGCGCGCCCGAGCCTCGGGTGGGCGCGTGGCGTCGCCTGTGGCCGGGCGCTTTATCTCGCAAGCCCGGCGGACGCTTGAGCCTGCGACGACATCGCCAATGCGCCCTCCCGGGGGGAGGGTCAGGCGCGGCCCGGGCTGGCCGCCCCGGGCCAAAGGGAGAAACGGGCCAAAGGGAGAAAGCGGCGCGCTCCCCCCAACGCTCCTGCCTTGACGCCCCGCACGCTTCGCGCCAAACCGATCCCATGTTGCCCGAAGAGAAACTCGACCAGATCCTCGCGCGCTTCGAGTACCTCGAGGCGCTACTCAATGCTGGCGCGGAGCCCGCCAAGATCGCCGAGATCAGCCGCGAATATTCCGAATTGAAGCCGGTCGTGACCCAGATCGAAGCCTGGCGTCAGGCGCGCGCCGATCTGGAAGAGGCGGAAGGCTGGCTGAGCGATCCGGAAATGCGCGATCTGGCCGAAGAGGAACTGCCGCGCCTCAAATCTCGTATCCCCGAGATGGAGCAGGCTTTGCGCGTGGCGCTTCTGCCCAAGGATGCCGCCGACGCGCGCCCCGCGATCTTGGAGATCCGCCCCGGCACGGGCGGCGAGGAAGCGGCGCTTTTCGCGGGCAACCTGCTGCGGATGTATCAGAAATACGCCGA
Proteins encoded in this region:
- a CDS encoding DUF59 domain-containing protein translates to MTATPEEPLEGTPLIKPSTTDHPLYENVVEACRTVYDPEIPVNIYDLGLVYTIEISPENDAKVIMTLTAPGCPVAGEMPGWVHDAVACVGGLRDVDVEMTFDPQWGMDMMSDEARLELGFM